A window of Mercenaria mercenaria strain notata chromosome 16, MADL_Memer_1, whole genome shotgun sequence contains these coding sequences:
- the LOC123540212 gene encoding lipid droplet-associated hydrolase-like: MDRERDMGFVNVLGMPTSVLKYGKISPDTKAMFIVIPGNPGVVEYYDHFMSHLFTSSHGTIPVWGVSHAGHVLPPAGNQALYRKLSYEVCTLHGQIRHKVAFIKENIPSNVRLFLIGHSIGCYIILKILDQLEQPIGRCFMLFPTIERMAVSPNGRVYTPVLKYLRWLAPFFVSGASLLPQITKKWLIRRHFQDENVPQCVHSATEGLLNPFCVSNSLFMAHQEMAEVAELDKTLVASHLDYLSFYFGQSDDWCPPHYGEDFKKLFPTCDVRVCENGYSHAYVIDASLDMANIVSKWCQDFM, translated from the exons ATGGATAGAGAGAGAGATATGGGTTTTGTCAATGTACTTGGAATGCCAACCAGTGTGTTAAAATATGGCAAGATTTCACCAGACACTAAAGCAATGTTCATTGTTATACCAG GTAATCCTGGAGTTGTTGAATACTATGACCATTTCATGAGTCACCTGTTTACTAGCAGTCACGGTACTATTCCTGTATGGGGAGTATCACATGCAGGCCATGTACTTCCGCCTGCTGGAAACCAAGCTTTATATA GAAAGTTGAGCTATGAAGTTTGTACCCTGCATGGACAGATCCGACATAAAGTGGCATTCATCAAAGAAAACATTCCAAGCAATGTAAGGTTGTTTCTGATTGGACATTCCATTGGCTGTTATATCATTCTAAAGATACTCGACCAATTAGAGCAGCCAATAGGACGATGTTTTATGTTGTTTCCAACAATAGAAAGAATGGCTGTGTCACCAAATGGCAGAGTGTATACACCAGTTTTAAAGTACTTGCGATGGCTGGCACCGTTTTTTGTTTCAGGCGCCAGTCTTCTTCCTCAAATAACTAAAAAATGGCTTATACGGCGTCATtttcaagatgaaaatgtgccacAGTGTGTACATTCAGCAACAGAAGGTTTGTTAAACCCATTTTGTGTAAGTAATTCTTTGTTTATGGCTCATCAGGAGATGGCGGAAGTGGCAGAGTTGGACAAAACGCTAGTTGCAAGTCATTTGGATTATCTCAGTTTTTATTTCGGACAGTCTGATGACTGGTGTCCACCTCATTATGGGGAAGATTTTAAGAAGCTTTTCCCAACGTGTGATGTACGCGTCTGTGAGAATGGGTATAGTCATGCATATGTGATAGATGCCAGTCTAGATATGGCAAATATTGTCTCAAAATGGTGTCAGGACTTTATGTAA